One region of Candidatus Bathyarchaeota archaeon genomic DNA includes:
- a CDS encoding type II secretion system F family protein, giving the protein MYFNKRLRTAVWATSVAVGFLVIISPLLVGAYVPTQPYLIPITQETNNIIIFGLLIAIMFPAFVEYSNHNWVRKIESSIPRLLRDISEAVNSGVTLPKAVEQAADKGYGPLAKELERALTLFTLGTSWEDSIMSLTKHVSSPSLARFATILVEANQSGGKMSEVLDMSVELFTNIDQYRQEQQNNMKPYLYTVYAAIAIFLIISFVVLNQFLIPLAASAQNPSGLGNAITVLDTNYYTSILFWASIVESLFAGLIAGKIGDRCYLAGLRHSVILLILSLVFFNALGGMA; this is encoded by the coding sequence ATGTACTTCAATAAACGCCTAAGAACCGCAGTATGGGCAACTTCTGTAGCCGTCGGCTTCTTAGTGATAATTTCCCCCCTCCTTGTGGGCGCCTATGTTCCGACACAGCCCTACCTAATTCCTATAACTCAAGAAACAAACAACATCATCATCTTTGGATTACTCATCGCGATAATGTTTCCCGCATTCGTTGAGTACAGCAATCATAATTGGGTGCGTAAGATTGAAAGTTCCATACCGCGTCTACTTAGAGATATTTCTGAAGCGGTTAATTCAGGTGTAACCTTGCCCAAAGCTGTCGAGCAAGCCGCAGACAAAGGTTATGGACCCTTAGCCAAAGAACTGGAACGCGCCCTCACCTTGTTTACGTTAGGCACCAGCTGGGAAGACTCCATTATGTCACTCACTAAACATGTAAGCAGCCCTTCTCTTGCACGATTTGCAACCATACTCGTTGAGGCTAACCAATCTGGCGGCAAAATGAGCGAAGTACTTGATATGAGCGTGGAACTCTTTACAAACATAGATCAATATCGGCAAGAGCAACAAAACAACATGAAACCCTACCTCTACACCGTCTATGCAGCTATCGCTATCTTTTTAATAATTTCGTTTGTGGTTCTGAATCAATTTTTGATTCCGCTTGCTGCCTCAGCCCAAAATCCCTCCGGATTAGGCAACGCCATCACGGTGTTAGACACCAACTACTACACTTCAATTCTGTTTTGGGCTTCCATTGTAGAGTCTTTGTTTGCGGGTTTGATTGCAGGCAAAATTGGGGATAGATGTTATCTTGCAGGTTTGCGGCATTCAGTTATTCTGTTAATCTTAAGTCTTGTTTTCTTTAACGCCTTGGGAGGTATGGCATGA
- a CDS encoding type II/IV secretion system ATPase subunit: protein MTLEKRKQNAAVVEEKTKPLIFLDLFKRKKPAAPQTDKNADAASKDDHDSQFRDFYAVSPPFGNVGIQLDKASGRLLYRVIEPTMTPTEQVTLGKLKNAIREEASLSLDKLKDEHALESFLTADIKKMVKRFRLDVTAKSMDKFAYFITRDFLGYGPVDVLIKDQNIEDISCNGVGIPIYVWHRLYESLPTNVTFSESAELNTFITRLAYRSGHQISISNPILEGALPEGFRIHVTLEEVSKRGSTFTIRKVRANPFTIIDLINLGTLTPLVAAYLWILVENKRSIIASGATAAGKTGLLNSICTFIPPEMKVVTIEEVRELRLHENWIPMVTRPSLQEGIKEVTLFDLLKSSLRQRPDYIIVGEIRGEEAFTLFQSISVGHGGMCTIHAEDVAAVEKRLLTKPMDIPPMLIPLMNVVAQLNRTKFHDKVVRRITELSEIDESGGFRKLFGWDPRDDAINLAIPDIKQSFALNKVADSKHIPVEQVVEDLEKRELILKWMAQTNLSTYDQVADLIRKYYVNPREIFNHVRFDA from the coding sequence ATGACCCTTGAAAAACGCAAACAGAACGCTGCAGTTGTTGAAGAGAAAACAAAACCTTTGATTTTCCTTGACCTTTTCAAGAGGAAAAAACCCGCTGCCCCGCAGACTGACAAAAATGCTGACGCCGCGTCTAAGGATGATCATGATTCTCAGTTTAGAGACTTCTATGCTGTTTCGCCGCCATTTGGCAACGTTGGTATTCAGCTCGATAAGGCATCTGGTAGGTTACTCTACCGAGTTATAGAGCCAACAATGACGCCTACTGAGCAGGTTACTCTGGGAAAACTAAAAAATGCTATTCGGGAAGAAGCCAGCCTCTCGTTAGATAAGCTCAAAGATGAGCATGCTCTGGAATCGTTCTTAACAGCGGACATCAAAAAGATGGTTAAACGTTTCAGACTGGATGTCACCGCAAAATCCATGGACAAATTTGCTTACTTTATCACCAGAGATTTTCTTGGTTATGGACCTGTTGATGTTTTAATTAAGGACCAAAACATCGAAGACATTAGCTGTAACGGCGTTGGGATTCCGATTTATGTTTGGCACCGCCTATACGAGTCCTTGCCGACTAACGTAACGTTTAGCGAAAGCGCAGAACTCAACACCTTCATTACGCGGTTGGCGTACCGTTCCGGGCATCAAATTTCCATATCAAACCCCATCCTAGAAGGCGCTCTACCTGAAGGTTTCCGAATTCACGTCACGCTAGAAGAGGTTTCAAAGCGAGGCAGTACCTTCACCATTCGTAAAGTGCGAGCTAACCCCTTCACCATCATTGACCTCATTAATCTGGGGACTTTAACGCCGTTAGTGGCTGCGTACCTGTGGATTTTGGTTGAAAATAAGCGGTCCATAATCGCTTCAGGTGCTACTGCGGCGGGTAAAACGGGGCTTTTGAACTCAATTTGCACCTTCATCCCTCCCGAAATGAAAGTCGTTACCATCGAGGAGGTTCGAGAATTGCGGTTACATGAAAACTGGATTCCGATGGTGACGCGACCCTCCTTGCAGGAGGGCATCAAAGAAGTTACGCTTTTTGATTTGTTGAAGTCTTCGCTTAGGCAAAGACCCGATTACATTATCGTAGGCGAAATCCGCGGCGAAGAAGCCTTCACCTTGTTCCAGAGCATCTCTGTGGGTCACGGTGGCATGTGCACGATTCACGCGGAAGATGTTGCAGCCGTCGAGAAACGTCTCTTGACCAAACCGATGGATATACCGCCAATGTTGATTCCTCTGATGAATGTCGTTGCCCAGTTGAACCGTACTAAATTCCATGATAAAGTAGTTAGGCGTATAACGGAATTATCCGAAATTGACGAGAGCGGTGGCTTTAGGAAGCTTTTCGGGTGGGACCCGCGAGATGACGCTATCAACCTTGCTATCCCTGACATTAAGCAGAGTTTTGCATTAAACAAGGTAGCCGACTCCAAACACATTCCAGTTGAGCAAGTAGTAGAGGACCTTGAAAAACGAGAGTTAATTCTGAAATGGATGGCCCAAACCAATCTCAGCACCTATGACCAAGTCGCCGATTTAATTAGGAAATACTACGTGAATCCGCGGGAGATCTTCAATCACGTGAGGTTTGATGCCTAA
- the glgP gene encoding alpha-glucan family phosphorylase, whose product MQDQLEGVLKGQKIAYFSMEVGLTNDIPTYAGGLGTLAGDAIRSSADLNVPLVGVTLISKRNYFKQKLDANGRQTELPSEWNPEQFMTLLPNEVNVQIEGRAVKVKAWLYTYKGVTGTAVPVLFLDTDFEANIQQDREISYYLYGGDERYRLKQEAILGFGGVRMLDALGFHVRKYHMNEGHSAFLAVELLRKYGMDEEKVKELCVFTTHTPVEAGHDKFTYDLIGTVLETVELSILREYGGEDKLNMTCLALNLSNYVNGVAKRHQEISSKMFAGYQIHAITNGVHSFTWTGEGYRKIYNKYLPGWAIEPELLAKVDVIPDSEIWQAHQQQKQTLIDYANAARGAHLEPDVLTLGFARRATEYKRPTLLFSNIARLRSISRKTKLQAVFAGKAHPRDIGGKRLIEQIYNFADQLRGDVEIVYLENYNMDIAAKMVGGVDVWLNTPMRPMEASGTSGMKAAHNGVINFSTLDGWWIEGWIENLTGWAIGPPPTSLVDDNTCFASEKEDIYNKLEYVIAPLFYDRRDEWIHLMKGSIGKIAYYFNSHRMMRRYVTEAYL is encoded by the coding sequence ATGCAAGATCAGCTAGAAGGAGTTCTAAAAGGGCAAAAAATCGCTTACTTCTCTATGGAAGTAGGCTTAACTAACGATATTCCCACTTACGCAGGGGGCTTAGGCACTCTTGCAGGCGACGCTATCCGCTCCAGCGCAGACCTAAACGTACCGCTTGTCGGGGTCACCCTGATTAGCAAACGCAACTACTTTAAACAAAAACTAGACGCAAATGGGCGGCAGACTGAGTTGCCAAGTGAATGGAACCCTGAACAATTCATGACGCTCCTACCCAACGAGGTTAACGTCCAAATCGAGGGACGCGCCGTGAAGGTCAAGGCGTGGCTCTACACGTACAAGGGCGTTACGGGCACTGCGGTTCCAGTTTTGTTTTTGGACACTGACTTTGAGGCTAACATCCAGCAGGATCGAGAAATCTCCTATTACCTCTACGGCGGCGATGAACGCTACCGCCTAAAACAGGAAGCAATTTTGGGCTTCGGCGGCGTACGCATGCTCGACGCTCTGGGCTTTCATGTACGCAAGTATCACATGAATGAGGGGCACTCCGCGTTTTTGGCTGTAGAGTTGCTACGCAAATACGGGATGGATGAGGAGAAAGTTAAGGAACTCTGCGTGTTTACCACCCACACTCCTGTTGAGGCGGGCCATGACAAATTCACCTACGATTTAATCGGAACTGTGCTTGAAACCGTTGAACTCTCCATTCTCAGAGAATACGGCGGAGAAGACAAACTCAACATGACCTGCCTAGCGCTTAACCTCAGCAACTACGTTAACGGCGTTGCGAAGAGGCATCAGGAAATCAGCAGCAAAATGTTTGCTGGCTACCAAATCCACGCCATAACCAACGGCGTCCACTCCTTCACATGGACCGGCGAAGGCTACCGAAAAATCTACAACAAATACCTGCCAGGCTGGGCAATTGAGCCTGAGCTGCTGGCAAAGGTGGATGTTATTCCTGATAGCGAAATCTGGCAGGCGCATCAACAACAAAAACAAACCCTCATCGACTATGCTAACGCGGCGAGGGGCGCCCATTTGGAGCCTGACGTTTTGACGTTGGGTTTTGCGCGTCGGGCAACCGAGTACAAGCGGCCTACCCTGCTCTTCTCTAACATCGCGCGGCTACGCAGTATTAGCCGAAAAACCAAGCTGCAAGCCGTTTTTGCAGGTAAGGCTCATCCCCGCGACATCGGCGGCAAACGCCTCATTGAGCAAATCTACAATTTTGCAGACCAACTTAGAGGCGATGTAGAAATCGTGTATTTGGAAAACTACAACATGGATATTGCCGCGAAGATGGTTGGCGGTGTGGATGTTTGGCTTAACACTCCTATGCGTCCTATGGAGGCTTCGGGCACCAGCGGCATGAAAGCCGCGCATAATGGCGTTATCAACTTCAGCACGTTAGATGGCTGGTGGATTGAAGGCTGGATAGAAAACCTCACAGGCTGGGCAATCGGACCCCCACCCACCTCCCTCGTAGACGACAACACCTGCTTTGCATCGGAGAAAGAGGACATTTATAACAAACTCGAATACGTCATCGCCCCCCTCTTCTATGACCGACGCGACGAATGGATACACCTCATGAAAGGCTCAATCGGCAAAATCGCCTACTACTTCAACAGCCACCGCATGATGAGAAGATACGTAACAGAAGCCTACCTCTAA
- a CDS encoding tryptophan-rich sensory protein: MQKYSTTLIYANIVAYIFTILINSLAGSTMLIGGQNTAAISDNNPTLITPAGYVFSIWGIIYVLLGAFVIYQALPRERKSAYHQKIGWLFLLSSLFNIAWIFVWQYESLILSVILIFALLFSLIAIYMRLNIGRSKVRTSERLAVHLPFSVYLGWITIASIADVAVTLTAYNWDGFGISPEIWATIVVAVALVITLLMLGIRKDVAYALVVIWALVGIGMNNSGNQTVMLLTQIGSIIVGVAIIVVVIITLLRRKKKSPATEID, from the coding sequence ATGCAAAAATATAGTACTACTCTAATTTATGCAAACATAGTCGCATACATTTTTACTATTCTAATTAATAGCTTAGCGGGCAGCACCATGTTAATTGGCGGTCAAAACACCGCTGCAATATCAGACAATAATCCTACTCTTATAACGCCGGCGGGCTACGTGTTTTCTATTTGGGGAATAATCTATGTTCTTCTGGGAGCATTTGTAATCTACCAAGCACTGCCAAGAGAACGCAAAAGCGCATATCACCAAAAAATCGGCTGGCTCTTTTTACTTAGCAGTTTATTTAATATCGCTTGGATTTTTGTTTGGCAATACGAAAGCCTAATCCTGTCAGTTATCCTCATCTTTGCCTTATTGTTCTCGTTAATTGCGATTTATATGCGTCTAAACATCGGGCGCTCAAAAGTCAGGACAAGCGAACGCCTTGCAGTTCATTTGCCTTTTAGCGTTTATTTGGGTTGGATTACGATTGCTTCGATAGCTGATGTTGCGGTGACTTTGACTGCATATAACTGGGATGGCTTTGGAATTAGCCCTGAAATTTGGGCAACAATCGTTGTCGCAGTTGCGTTAGTTATAACTCTGCTTATGCTTGGAATTCGTAAAGACGTGGCTTACGCGTTGGTGGTCATCTGGGCTTTAGTCGGCATCGGGATGAACAATAGCGGCAATCAAACGGTTATGCTGTTAACACAGATAGGCAGCATCATCGTGGGCGTCGCGATAATTGTGGTAGTCATCATAACTTTGCTAAGAAGAAAAAAGAAGAGTCCTGCAACAGAGATAGACTGA
- a CDS encoding trypsin-like peptidase domain-containing protein gives MLTFNNSRKANASVLALLFIAGLLVGCLAIYFVGTLNANSLSKQVTDLQNRLSALEGTQNATYQTINIVENGTTTVDIYNNSKDSVVLVQGVTDSGGVQGSGFVYNFEGQNVVLTNYHVVEGTSSISVTFSNGHAYAASILGTDPYSDLAAVSVNGAPASEFKPLTIVSSSTLRQGDEVIAIGNPYGLVGSITSGIVSALGRTITEDTAGGFAIANIIQTSTPINPGNSGGPLLNAVGNVVGITTAIVSDSQGLGFAIPSNTILREISSLVHTGSYSGHSYLGVTGQDMNYALAQEGGSSVTYGWRIESVTKGGPSDGHLQVGDIIIGLNNHPIKNNDDLASYIEENTLPGDTLDVTVMRNNVEEHVTLTLGTRPAPT, from the coding sequence ATGTTAACGTTCAATAACTCAAGGAAAGCTAACGCTAGCGTCCTTGCGCTGCTTTTCATCGCAGGCTTACTGGTCGGATGTTTAGCCATCTATTTTGTTGGAACCCTAAACGCCAACAGCCTAAGCAAGCAAGTCACTGACTTACAGAACCGCCTATCTGCTTTGGAAGGCACACAAAACGCAACGTATCAAACCATAAACATAGTCGAAAACGGCACCACCACCGTAGACATCTACAACAACTCCAAAGACTCCGTGGTTTTGGTACAAGGAGTAACCGACAGTGGAGGCGTCCAAGGGTCGGGTTTTGTTTACAATTTTGAGGGCCAAAACGTGGTTTTAACCAACTATCACGTTGTGGAAGGGACAAGCAGCATCAGCGTCACCTTCTCAAACGGCCACGCCTACGCCGCTTCAATTCTTGGAACCGACCCTTACTCAGATTTAGCCGCTGTATCTGTGAATGGTGCGCCTGCCTCTGAGTTTAAGCCGCTTACAATTGTGTCTTCCTCAACGCTGCGGCAAGGTGACGAAGTCATCGCCATCGGCAACCCCTATGGACTTGTCGGCTCCATAACCTCGGGCATTGTGAGTGCGTTGGGTCGAACCATCACTGAGGACACCGCGGGCGGCTTTGCTATTGCCAATATCATTCAAACCAGTACGCCCATTAACCCGGGCAATTCGGGTGGGCCCTTGCTTAATGCTGTTGGGAACGTGGTTGGCATTACTACTGCGATTGTTTCGGATTCTCAAGGGTTAGGTTTCGCCATCCCCTCAAACACGATTCTTCGCGAAATCTCCTCGTTAGTCCACACTGGCTCCTATAGTGGGCATTCTTATCTGGGCGTGACGGGGCAGGATATGAATTATGCTTTGGCGCAGGAGGGGGGTTCGAGTGTTACTTATGGTTGGCGGATTGAATCCGTAACTAAAGGCGGACCATCCGATGGTCATCTGCAGGTCGGAGACATCATTATCGGCTTAAACAATCATCCCATCAAAAACAACGATGACTTAGCCAGCTACATTGAAGAGAACACCTTGCCCGGAGACACCCTTGACGTGACGGTTATGCGTAACAATGTTGAGGAGCATGTGACGTTGACTTTGGGCACCCGCCCAGCCCCAACTTAG
- a CDS encoding adenylosuccinate synthetase — protein MPCSVIVGAFWGDEGKGKIISYLALKDNLDFCVRTGSVNAAHTIWYEGKKYALHMVPAAFINPKTRLLIAAGANVHIGQFQKELELTQVDPKRVGIDQNASIIEQKHSDQDKISAINKGIGTTGWGVGPAIEERARRTAKLAKDIPELKPFVCDSITEINDGLDADKKVLLEGTQGFMLSLFLGGGYPYVTARDTGASAIASEAGVGPTRVDDVIIVYKSFITRVGAGPLPGEISKEEALKRGWFETAAGTGRDRRSAPFDFELAKKTAKINGATQAAMTKLDVIYPECKGARKYDDLSKEAKAFIKEVETRTGVPVVFIGTGPEALDLIDRRA, from the coding sequence ATGCCTTGTTCAGTCATCGTTGGTGCCTTCTGGGGAGACGAAGGCAAAGGAAAAATAATTTCGTACTTAGCTCTAAAAGACAACCTCGATTTTTGTGTAAGAACCGGATCCGTCAATGCAGCACACACCATCTGGTATGAAGGCAAAAAATATGCGCTCCATATGGTTCCAGCAGCCTTCATCAACCCAAAAACCCGCCTACTAATTGCAGCAGGCGCAAACGTCCACATCGGACAATTCCAAAAAGAACTCGAACTCACCCAAGTCGACCCTAAACGCGTCGGCATAGACCAAAACGCATCCATCATTGAACAGAAACACAGCGACCAAGACAAAATCAGCGCCATCAACAAAGGCATCGGAACCACCGGCTGGGGCGTCGGACCCGCTATCGAAGAACGCGCCAGACGCACCGCTAAACTTGCCAAAGACATTCCTGAACTCAAACCCTTTGTTTGCGACAGCATCACCGAAATCAATGACGGCTTAGACGCAGACAAAAAAGTGCTCTTAGAAGGAACACAGGGCTTTATGTTGTCATTGTTTTTGGGCGGCGGCTACCCCTACGTGACTGCACGAGACACAGGCGCATCCGCCATCGCATCTGAAGCGGGCGTTGGACCCACACGCGTTGACGACGTCATCATAGTCTACAAGTCCTTCATAACCCGTGTAGGTGCAGGTCCATTGCCGGGCGAAATCAGCAAAGAAGAAGCGCTCAAACGAGGATGGTTTGAAACTGCCGCGGGCACAGGTAGAGACCGCCGTAGCGCACCCTTTGACTTTGAATTGGCGAAGAAAACTGCTAAAATCAACGGTGCAACCCAAGCCGCAATGACAAAGCTTGACGTAATTTACCCTGAATGCAAAGGTGCACGCAAGTATGACGATCTCTCAAAAGAGGCTAAAGCATTCATCAAAGAAGTTGAAACCCGCACAGGTGTTCCAGTGGTCTTCATTGGAACTGGTCCTGAAGCATTAGATTTGATAGATCGCCGAGCATAG
- a CDS encoding type II secretion system F family protein, giving the protein MIHREHFLGFITETSYRLFGNFVPNFSSLKKDYAKSGIKVTYELYAALSIFTVIITAACSFAVSLLLQSVLGVSLARGLIGAIILTFVASMTAAIIAVAYPVMRVNKNKNEIDSNLIYTVGYMSVLSAGGISIDRLFERVVEVEPHLAIKDLALRFTTNIKLFGADTTAALKDTQMRSASETFSKLLLSINSTTKTSGDLKSLLAFETNNLLALKREQLKKRLAGLVALAELYVTAMVMAPVTFIIMITLLSVLGNSSMSLSPVSQLNLIVFFGIPVICIIFILILDSALPKED; this is encoded by the coding sequence ATGATCCATAGAGAACACTTTTTAGGCTTCATTACTGAAACAAGCTACCGTTTATTTGGTAACTTTGTCCCTAATTTTTCTAGCCTAAAGAAGGATTACGCCAAGAGCGGCATCAAAGTAACCTACGAATTGTACGCGGCACTATCCATATTCACAGTCATCATTACAGCCGCTTGTTCTTTTGCGGTCTCTTTGTTGCTTCAATCTGTACTTGGTGTTTCCCTCGCTCGAGGATTAATTGGGGCGATTATTTTGACTTTTGTAGCCAGTATGACTGCCGCGATTATCGCTGTTGCATATCCTGTTATGCGGGTCAACAAAAACAAGAATGAAATTGATTCTAACCTAATCTACACCGTCGGCTACATGAGTGTGCTTTCCGCAGGCGGTATCTCTATTGACCGCTTGTTTGAGCGCGTTGTCGAGGTTGAACCTCACCTTGCGATAAAGGACTTAGCTTTGCGCTTTACGACTAACATAAAATTATTTGGTGCGGACACTACTGCCGCGCTAAAAGATACCCAAATGCGTAGTGCTTCAGAAACCTTCTCAAAACTCCTCTTAAGTATCAACAGCACCACAAAAACCAGTGGAGACCTCAAAAGCCTCCTTGCCTTTGAAACCAATAACCTTTTAGCGTTAAAACGTGAGCAGCTCAAAAAGAGACTTGCAGGTCTGGTTGCACTCGCAGAACTCTACGTCACTGCAATGGTTATGGCGCCAGTAACTTTCATAATCATGATTACGCTTCTCTCGGTTTTGGGTAACTCATCCATGAGTTTATCGCCCGTTTCCCAACTGAACTTAATCGTGTTTTTTGGGATTCCCGTCATCTGCATAATATTTATCCTGATTTTAGACAGCGCGCTACCTAAGGAGGACTAA
- a CDS encoding cation:proton antiporter: MADPTEFVLQLSILLVAAIVGGMLIKRFGYPVALGELLVGIILGPSIFNLITDQATVAVFAELGSIILLFYIGMETEIGDLKKQLMPSLSVGVLGAVVPLFLCYYTALYFGVSEPEALFLGVVLTATSIGITIRLLKDMGKLCNPLGLTILGAGIVDDVVAVVLLSVVLSVLSGGVNPLDISLVVVKAIAFWAVIVLIGSKLLVRFMDKLRLDDEYFILFILAYGFFAAYISAAIGLSAIVGAFAAGLPLSQRQPKVRMVLKQTKSLYMFFVPIFFISIGTLINLNVFGQAAYLGLIITAIAFIGKILGSAIAARANKFSTKDSLKIGISMTPRGEMGLIIASLGLTSGLISNQIYSVAVMAVILTTFIAMPILKKVLCDKECKERKDTTPQETCDI; the protein is encoded by the coding sequence ATGGCTGACCCGACGGAATTCGTGCTTCAACTATCCATCCTTTTAGTTGCGGCTATCGTGGGCGGCATGCTGATAAAACGGTTCGGTTACCCCGTCGCGTTAGGCGAGCTCTTGGTGGGCATCATCTTGGGTCCGTCAATTTTCAATTTAATCACCGATCAGGCAACTGTAGCGGTGTTTGCCGAGTTAGGCTCCATCATCCTGCTATTCTACATCGGCATGGAAACCGAAATCGGCGACCTCAAAAAACAACTCATGCCCTCACTCTCAGTGGGGGTTTTAGGCGCGGTTGTTCCCCTGTTTCTCTGTTACTACACTGCCCTATACTTCGGCGTCTCCGAACCTGAAGCGCTATTTCTCGGCGTCGTCTTAACCGCCACCAGCATCGGCATCACCATACGCCTCCTCAAAGACATGGGCAAACTCTGCAACCCCCTCGGCTTAACCATACTTGGCGCAGGCATAGTCGATGACGTAGTCGCCGTGGTCCTACTCTCCGTAGTACTAAGCGTGCTATCCGGCGGCGTCAACCCGCTTGACATCAGCTTAGTAGTGGTCAAAGCTATCGCGTTTTGGGCAGTCATCGTGCTTATCGGCTCCAAACTCCTCGTCCGCTTCATGGACAAGCTCCGCCTAGACGATGAATACTTTATCTTGTTCATACTAGCCTACGGTTTCTTCGCCGCCTACATCTCAGCCGCCATCGGCTTATCCGCCATAGTCGGCGCGTTTGCGGCGGGGCTACCCCTGTCACAGCGGCAGCCTAAAGTTAGGATGGTGCTCAAGCAGACTAAGAGTCTCTACATGTTCTTCGTGCCCATCTTCTTCATCTCCATCGGCACACTCATCAACCTCAACGTATTCGGGCAAGCAGCCTACTTAGGACTCATAATTACAGCCATAGCGTTTATTGGCAAAATCTTGGGCAGCGCAATCGCGGCACGCGCCAACAAATTTAGCACCAAAGACTCCTTAAAAATCGGCATCAGCATGACGCCACGCGGCGAAATGGGCCTCATCATCGCCAGCCTCGGCTTAACCAGCGGCTTAATCTCGAACCAAATCTACTCTGTGGCTGTTATGGCGGTTATTCTAACGACGTTTATTGCGATGCCGATTCTTAAGAAGGTGCTCTGTGACAAGGAATGCAAAGAACGCAAAGACACCACACCCCAAGAGACTTGTGACATTTGA